ACTCCAGCACGGCCCGGCGCAGCTCCGGGTGCGACCAGTCGGAGAAGCCGGTCTGCTTCTTCTCGCTGAGGGCCACGGTCCCCTTGTAGTCCGGGAGGGCCTGGATGTACGCCGGGACGCCCGACGGCTTGCCCACATACGTGTCATGGAACCGCAGGACCGCCTGATGCTTGCGGCCGGCGACCGCGTCGAGCAGCGTCTCGACGGGCCCCCAGTCGCACTCGCCCTTCCCCTTCACGACCTGGGCGTAGGTGAGGTAGCTGTACTCGAGCTGGATCGGGGCCGAGCGCACGGCCTCGTTGGTCGACCAGAGGACGATCCCCGTCATGGGCTGGACGTTCTCCACCCGCGACTTCAGGGGGATCGGCCTCAGGTCGTCGGCGAGCCCGACCGAGGCCAGCCCGATCCACAACGTCACGAATCCCGCCGGCGTGTTGCGAAGCCTCATCGTTCTCCTCTCGGGGCCGGTGGGAAGGCCCGGCGACGTCTTCGGGGCCTCACCCCTTGATGACGCCGACGGGCCGGAGGCGGGCGACCTTCTTGGAGATGCCGGCCTTGTCGACGACGTCGACCACGAGGTCGACGTCCTTGTAGGCGGCGGGCTGTTCCTCGGCCAGGCCCTTGTGGCCGCGGGCCTTGGCGATGATGCCGATGGCGTCCAGCTCGCGGTCGATCCGACGGCCCTCGGCCAGGCGGACGGCCGCGGTGCGGCTCATCATCCGGCCCGCGCCGTGGCAGCTCGTGCCGAACGAGTGGACCATGCTGCCGGGCTGGCCGGCGAGGACCCAGCTCGCCGTCCCCATGCTGCCGGGGATGATGACGGGCTGGCCGGTCTCGGCGTAGGCCTCGGGGATCTCGGGGTGGCCGGGCGGGAAGGCCCGCGTGGCCCCCTTGCGGTGGACGCAGACCTGCTTGCTCACCCCGCCGCCGACGTCGTGATGCTCGAACTTGGCGATGTTGTGCGCGACGTCGTACACCAGGTCCATCCCCAGGTCCTGCCAGGGCTTCTCGAACACCCTCGCGAAGACCTCGCGGGCCTGGTGCGTGAGCAGCTGGCGGTTGCACCAGGCGTAGTTGGCCGCGGCGCGCATCGCACCCAGGTACGCCTGGCCCTCGGGGCTCCGCACCGGGGCGCAGGCGAGCTGCCAGTCGGGGAGCGTGAAGCCGTACTTCCTGGGGGCGTCCTTGAACACCGCCAGGAAGTCGTCGCAGACCTGGTAGCCCAGCCCGCGCGAGCCCGAGTGGATCAGCACCGTGATCTGGCCTTCGTGCAGCCCCATCACCTTGGCGGCGGGCGCGTCGAGGATCCGGTCGACCACCTGGACTTCCAGGAAGTGGTTGCCCGAGCCCAGCGTCCCGCATTGGTCGGCCCCGCGCATCAGGGCGCGGTCGCTGACGCGGCCGGGGTCGGCGTCGTCGAGCCGGCCGCCGGCCTCGGCGAACTGGACGTCGCGATCCGTCCCCCACCCCTTGCCGACGACGTACGAGACCCCCTGCTCCATCAGTTCGACGAGCTGCGGCTTGGTGAACGCGAACGACCCGCGCTGGCCGACGCCGGTGGGGATGTCGCGGAAGAGCTGCTCGACGAGCGGCCGGATCCGGCCCTTCACGTCGGCCCATTCCAGGTCGGTGCGCAGCAGGCGGACGCCGCAGTTGATGTCGTAGCCGACCCCGCCGGGCGAGATCACGCCCCCCTCCTCCGGGTCGGTCGCCGCCACGCCGCCGATGCAGAAGCCGTAGCCCCAGTGGATGTCGGGCATGGCCAGGCTGGCCTTCTGGATCCCCGGCAGGGTGGCGACGTTCACCACCTGCTCGGGCCCCTGGTCGGCCTTGATGCTGCCGATGAGCGCGTCGTCGGCGAAGATCATCCCGTCGACCCGCATGTCCTCGCGATAGTCCTTCGGGATCCGGAACTGGAACGGCGAAATCTGCTCCAGCGGCCCCGCGTATCCGGCCTTGGCCATCGTCCTGCCTCCCGTCTCGGGTGAGACGTCATTCTGCGGCCCTCGTGTTCGTCAGGTCAAGGACGCGACGCGGGGGCGCGGGGTTCGGGGCGAGGATGTGCGATTCCCGTGCCCGGCGATCTCATCCGGCCGCGAGAATCTTCGCCAGGGCCTCGCCGGTGGCCGTGCCCGAGCGGGCGACGTCCTCGGGCGTCCCCTGGGCGACGATCCGGCCCCCGTCGTCGCCGGCGTCGGGGCCGAGGTCGAGGATCCAGTCGGCGGCGAGCATGATCTCGGTGCTGTGCTCGACGACCAATACGGAATGGCCCCGGTCGACGAGGTTCGAGAGGGCGTCGATCAGGCGGACCATGTCGGCCGGGTGGAGGCCGGCGGTCGGCTCGTCGAGGATGAACAGCGTGTGCGCCACGTTCCCCGCGCGGTTGAGCGCGGCGGTCGAGCCGGCCAGGAAGGCCGCCAGCTTCAGGCGTTGGGCCTCGCCGCCGGAGAGCGTGGCGGCGGGCTGGCCCAGGCGCAGGTAGTCGAGGCCGAGGTCCAGCAGCGGCCGAAGCCGCGACTGGATCTTGGGCCGGCTCCGGAAGAAGGCGAAGGCCTCGCGGCCGGTCAGGTCGAGGACCTCGGCGATCGACTTGCCCCGGTACGCGACGTCGAGGATCTCGGGCCGGTAGCGGGTCCCCTTGCAGTCGGGGCAGCGGACGGTCACGTTGGGGAGGAACTGCATGTCGATGCGTCGGAAGCCCTCCCCCTTGCAGGCCGAGCAGCGGCCGCCGTCGACGTTGAAGCTGAACATGGCCGGGCCGTAGTGCCGCAGTTTCGCCTCGTGCGTCGCGGCGAAGGTGCGGCGGATCTCGTCGAACGCGTGGAGGAAGGTCGCCGGGTTGGACCGGCCCGACCGCCCGCAGGGCGACTGGTCCAGCAGCACGACCTCGACCAGGTCGCCGAGCCCGTCCAGCGACTCGAACGGCAGGCACGGCAGGGCCTCGCCGGCCAGCCGGTCCCGCAGCGCGGGGTAGAGCGTCTCCTCGACGAGCGACGACTTGCCCGCGCCGCTGACGCCGGTCACGACGCAGAAGACGCCGAGCGGGAAGGCCGCGTCGATCGCCCTGAGGTTCCGTCCCGAGGCCCCCCTGAGCGTCAGCACGCCGCGCGACGGCGCGCGGCGGGAGGCGGGTCGCTCGATCCGCCGGCGGCCGGTCAGGAAGTCGGCCGTCGCCGAGCCCTCGGCGGCGAGCAGGCCGGCGACCGGGCCGGTGTAGACGACCCGCCCGCCCGCCTCGCCGGCGCCGGGACCGAGGTCGACCACGAGGTCGGCGGCGCGGATCACGTCGGCGTCGTGCTCGACGACGATCGGGGTGTTCCCCTCGTCCCGGAGCCTTCGCAGGGCCTCGACCATCCGGCCGACGTCGCGCGGGTGCAGGCCCGTCGTGGGCTCGTCGAGGACGTAGAGCGTCCCCACCAGGCCCGTCCCCAGGGCCCGGACCATCGTCGCCCGCCGCAGCTCGCCGGCGGCGACGCTCCGCGCGGGGCGGTCGAGCGTCAGGTGGCCCAGGCCGATGCGGTCGAGCGCGTCGAGCCGGGAGGCGATCCGGCCCCGCAGCCGCGCCGCGTCGGCCGGCTCGTCGGGCCCGGCCCACGACGCCAGCACCGGGCGGGCGCGGGCGACGGCGAGCGCCGAGAACTCGGCGACGTTGATCCCCTCGATCCGGACCGCCAGGGCCTCGGGGCGGAGCCGCGCGCCCAGGCATTCCGGGCACGGCCGCGTCCGTCGCACGCGTTTCGTCGCGGCGGCCGTCGGGTCGTCGCCGCGTCCGGCCTTGCGCTCGGCCCGCTCGAAGAACCCCGCCAGGCCCGGGAAACCGGCTGCGGGCGCGCCTTCGACGAGGATGCGGACGTGCGCGGGGGCCAGGTCGCGGAACGGGACGTCGAGCGGGAGGCCGAGCTGCGGGGCCAGGCGGATCAGGCGTTCGCGCTCGGCCTGGTGGGTGCGGGCGTTCCAGGCGGCGACGGCCCCGTCGCGGAGCGTCTTCGACGGGTCGGGGACGATCCGGTCGAGGTCCAGGTCGACCACCGAGCCCAGCCCCTCGCAGCGCGGACATGCGCCGAGGGGGCTCGTCCAGCGGAAGAGGTTGGGCTGGGGCTCGACGTGGTCGGTCCCGCAGCGGCTGCATCGCCAGCCCCGGACGAACGTGCGGACCCCGCCCGGCGCGAGGATCCGGCAGCGGCCCAGGCCCCGGGCGAAGGCCGTCTCGATCGAGTCCAGCCGGCGGCGGACGGCGTCGCGGCCCCGGATCAGGCGGTCGACCACGACGTCGACCTGGGTCGGCACCTCGGCGGCCAGCCCGACGGCGTCGAGCGTCTCGGCCGACAGGTCGATCGCGCGGTCGCCGTGGCGGAGGCGGGGCAGGCCCTGTTCGAGGAGGGTCCGCCCCAGCGCGGGGAGGTCGGTCCCGGGGAGGACCTCGACCGGGAAGGCGATCTCGTAGCGGGCCCCTTCGGGCAGGGCGTCGACGGCCTCAGAGACGGTCCGGGGCGTGGCGGGCTGCACGCGCTCGCCGCAGGCCCGGCAAAGGACCTCGCCCCGGCGGGCGTAGAGGAGGGCGAGGTGGTCGTGGGCCTCGGAGACGGTCCCGATCGTGGCCCGCGCCGAGGGTCGGGAGCGGGAGGCCGGCGCGACGGCCGGGGGGATGCCCTCGATCCGGTCGACGTCGGGCTTCTCCATCGGCTCCAGGAACTGGCGGGCGTAGGCCGAGAAGGTCTCGACGTAGCGCCGCTGGCCCTCGGCGTAGAGGGTGTCGAGGGCGAGCGAGCTTTTGCCCGCGCCGCCGACGCCCGTGACGACGATCAGGCGGTTCAGGGGGAGGTCGAGGTCGATCCCCTTGAGGTTGTGCGTCCGCGCGCCCCGGAGTCGGATGCGGGCGTCGGGCTGGGGCATGGGAAGGGCCTCCGGGGGCGCTCCGACGGCGACGGAATGGAAGCGGCGAGCCGGCAGGGGCCGGCTCGCCGCGAGGTTGTCGCTTCAGTTCAGGCGGGAAGGATCAGGGGGTGGCCTTCCGGAGGCTGAAGCCGGTCTGGGTGAACCCGTCGTCGTCCATCACGCTGTAGCTGCCGCCGAGCGAGAGGTACTTGGCGAAGACCTCGAAGTCGGGGAGCTTGGCGGGGTCGACGAGCTGCGGGATGTCGGGGACGGGCTGGCCGGGGCGGCTGGCGGCCATGCCCTGCTTGATGGCCTGCTCGAAGCGGCCGGTCTTGAACATGTCGTAGGTGAGGCGGGCCTGCTCGTCGGGGCGGACGAAGGTCATGCCGCTGACCTTCTCGGGCAGCTCCTTGACGACGGTCTGGAAGTCGGGGTTCTCCGAGAGCGGGACGACGCCCGGCCGGAGGATCTGCTCCAGCAGGGTGGCGTCGGTCGTCAGGAAGAAAGTGTCCTTGGCGACGGTGACGCTGACCGGGCCCTTGAACTGGGCCTGCACGCCGGCCTGGGCCGGCATCTCGGGCAGCTCGAAGTCGAGGATGGTCACGCCCTGGAACTCGCGCTTCTTGGGGGCGGCGTGGGCCAGCTCGATCAGGCGGTCGAGGGTCCCCTGGAAGGCCTTGGCGTCCTCGAGGGCGACGCCCAGGATGATCCGCTGGCTGTCTTCCTTGATCGGCTTCTTGAAGTCGCCGACCATGGTGAGGCGGTCGCCGAGCGGGCCGAAGACGTCCTTCTGGAAGCTCAGCGGCTGGCCCCCCTCGGGGCCGACGAGCTGCTGCTCCAGCACGTTGAGCATGCCGGGCTGGAACTGGTTGACCAGGTCCTCGATGGCCTTGTAGGCGTTGTCGAGGTCCCAGCTGAAGGTCTGGTAGCTGGCGACGGTGGCGGGGACCCAGGGCTCGGGGCGGATGGCGACGGGCGGGAACGAGAAGAGCTTCAGCAGGCCCTTGATCCCGGCGGCGGGGGCGTTGAAGAAGGTCTTGGTCAGGCTGCTGTAGGCGCCCGAGTTGAGCGTCAGCGCGCCGCCGACCGACTTGAGGCCGTCGAGCCCCAGGGCCTGGATCTGGAAGGCGAGCTGCTGGGCCTGGGCGTCGTTGCCGCGGGAGCCGGCCTTGGTGCCGAACTGGATGAGCTTGACGACGTCGGCGTACCAGACGGCCTGGGCGGCCTCGCCGCCGATCTTGTTCTGGGTCTTGACGAACGCCTCGCTCGCGCCCAGGGCGGCGGAGCCGCGGCCGCCGGCGTTGGTCACGAGGTCCTTGATCGCGGCGACGTTGCTGCCGAGGAAGAACGTGTTGCCCGAGGAGGTCCAGACGACCGGCGGCGGGGGCGGGTTCTTGCCGTCGCCGTCCGCGTCGGGGGACGTGATGACGTGCAGCGGGTTGTCCTTGAAGGTCTCGACGGCGACCTTGGCCCCGCCCTGCTCGGCCTGCTTGTTGCTGCGGGTGAGGACCTCGGTCAGCTTCGACGCGTTGGAGCCGGCGTCGGCGATGATCGCCAGCGACACGGTCGGCTTGGCCTCGTCGGTCCCGGCGATGGCGGCGACGGCGACCGGCCCCTGGGGCAGCTCGAGCAGCTCCTTCAGGGTGACGCCGACCTTGTCCTTGAGGGCGTCGCTGGTCGACTTGGTCTTCTCGGCCAGGTCGGCGCGGAGCTCGGCGAGGGCCGGGTCGTTCCAGAGCTGGCCGTACGTGCTGCCGCGGAAGGCCTCGCGGAACTTGCCGACGTCCGCGACCTTGAGGAAGAACAGGGTCGAGTCCGGCAGCACCTGCTCCGGCGGGGCCGCGGCCGCGGCGCGATCCGCGGAGAGTCCGAGGCCCGTCAGTCCGAGCCACCCGACGAGGGCCAGGCGAAGAATCGCCCCCTTGGCCTTAGGCATCGATCATCACTCCATTCTAATTCTGTCAAGCCACGGTTCACCGACCGAGGAAATCGAGATTCGTCAGGCGGCCGGTCGGCCGCTGACCCTAACCTATCGCCCGCCGGGCTCCAAGCCCGGCGGATCGCCGGCGGTGACCGACGAACCCACCTCTCGAACGATCGTCTCGCCGGATGCCACCCCGGCCGCCGCGCCGCGGGGCGCGGGCCGGGTCGCTCACTTCGTCGCCGTCCGGTCGGCTTTCGGCCCGGCCAGGCCCTCGGGCTTCTCGCGCCGCGGCCGTCGCGGCGGGTCGAGGTAGCGGTAGCCGCTGTTGGGGTTGGTCTTGTCGAACGCGAAGGCCTCGCGATGGTGGAGGAAGTCCTTGACGTAGGCGATCGGGATGGCGAAGCCCAGATTGTCGGCCATGTCCGCCCGCGCGCCCCGGCTGGTGACCCCGATGACCTCGCCCCGCGCGTTGAACAGCGGCCCGCCCGAGTTGCCCGGGTTGATCGCGGTGTCGGTCTGGAGGAAGAGCTGGCCCTCCAGGTTCCGGCTGCGGTTGCTGATGATCCCCTGCGTCACCGAACGCTCCAGGCCCAGCGGGTTGCCGACGGCGAAGACCGAGTCCCCCGTGTTGACGTCCTCCCCATTACCCAGGATCACGTGGCTGGGTTTCACGTCGGCCGGCAGCGGCAGCTTGATCAGGGCCAGGTCGAAGAACGGGTTGACCGAGACGATCTCGGCGTCCTCGACGCGGCGGCGGGCCAGGCCGCCGCCGGCGGTGTTCTGGTAGAAGATCGCCGCGATCCGGGTCTCGCCCTCGATGACGTGGGCGTTGGTGATCGCGTAGCCCTGGTCGTTGATCAAAAACCCCGAACCCTTGCCCGAGGGGGTCTCGATCGAGACGACCGACTCGCCGAACTTGGCCACCAGCTCCTTGACCGGCGAGGGCCGCAGCACGCCCGTCGAGAAGAAGCCCGAGGCGTCGACGGTGGTCGCGCCCGGGGCCGCGGCGACGACGGCCCCGGCCTCCTCCCCCTTGGCCCGGCGGGCGATCGACTCGCGGGGGACCTTCAGCAGGTCGTACCCCAGGTCGACGTAGAGGGCCTCCGGCTTCTCGGCCACGACGTCGCCGACGACCCGCTGGCCGTCCTTCAGGAAGATCGTCTCGAACCCGTCGCCCTGGGCCGCGCCGGCCCCGGCCGCGAGGCCGAGCAGGGTCGCGGCGCCGATCACTCGAATCCCACGCATAGGCGGCGGAGTCCTTCTTGGTTCGTCCCGACGATCCGTCCCGGGCCGACGGCCCCGCGGCGCTTCATTGTAAAAGCCCGCGCAGGCGTTGCAACCCTGGCGATGCGGCCGGCTTGCCGGAAAATCCCGCGTCGCCGGCCGACTCCCTTGGCTAGTTTGCTAAAAGACCGGCTAAACTTGAAGACGACTTGACGGACTTTGACGATTCGGGCTAGCTACTCGCAGCGACGCCCGGGTCGCAACGACCGCGTCCGCCGACCTCCGCCCCCTTAAATACGATACGCTCTCGGCCCCGTCCCTTCCGCGGGACATAGACCTGGGGAGACAGTCCCGTGTGGATCCTCACAAGGCGGTTCGCGCTCGCCGTCGCGCTCTCGACGACCGTCGCGGCCGGCGTCGGCCGGGCGCAGGATGAACCCGCCGCCAAGCCGGCGGCCGACCCGGCCGACTTGGTCCGGCCCGAGAAGGACCCGTCGCCCAAGATGGTCCCCGACCTGCCGACCATCCCCTGGCGGCACGACCGCCTCTCCCACGGCTGGACGCCGATCAAGACCACGCCCCTGCCCAAGGACCGCGAGGGGATCTGGGTCCTGGACTTCGCCTTCAAGCCGCTCCGCATCCAGACGGTCGAGGTCCCCGGCAAGGGGCGTAAGGCCGTGCATTACCTCTACTACAAGGTCGTCAACCGCACGGCCGCCCCCCGGCCCTTCTACCCCCAGTTCATCATGGTGAACGAGCGCGGGCAGCGGATCGAGGACGCCGTGGTCCCCGAGGCCGTGCCGGTCGTCCAGAACCGCGAGGACCCCTCGATCCCGGTCCGGGGCGCGGTCAACATCATGGGGGTGCTCCCGCCCAGCACCAAGCAGGGCGTCGACGACGCCGTCTTCGGCGTGGCCGTGTGGGACAGGTGGGACACGTCGTCCGACCGCTTCAGCATCTACGTCCGCGGCCTCTCCGACGGCTACAAGGAAGTCGCCCCGCCCGACGGCGGCAAGCCGATCGTCAAGTACAAGACGCTCCGGCTCGACTTCATCCGCCGGGGCGACGACCGCAACATCTCCGAGAAGGAGATCGAGCCCAACGAGCCCCCGTACGAGTGGGTCTACTGGTGAGCCCGGCCCGACCCGGCCCCGCCCGCGCCGGGCGTCCTCAGCCGGCGTAGGCGACCGGGTCGCGCATCCCCAGCCGCTCGAAGGCCGCGAGCCGCAGGCGGCAGGAGTCGCAACGCCCGCAGGCCAGGCCCTCGGGCGTGGGGTCGTAGCAGCTGTGGGTCAGGCCGTAGTCGACCCCCAGCTCCAGGCCGCGACGGATGATGGCCTCCTTGGTCAGCTTCAGGAGCGGGGCGTGGATCTTGAACGCCCCCGCCCCCTCCACGCCCGCCTTGGTCGCCAGGTCGGCCAGCCGCTCGAAGGCGTGCAGGAACTCGGGCCGGCAGTCGGGGTAACCCGAGTAGTCGACGCAGTTGACGCCGACGAACAGGTCGAAGGCCCCGAGGCTCTCGGCCCAGGCCAGGGCCAGCGACAGGAAGACGGTGTTGCGGGCGGGGACGTAGGTGATCGGGATGCCCGAAGCCATCTCGGCCTCGTCGCGGTCCTTGGGGACGTCGACGTCGGCCGTCAAGGCGCTGCCGCCGAAGGCCCGCAGGTCGATGGCCAGCTCGACGTGGCGGACCACGCCCATCGCCGTCGCCACCCGCCGGGCCGCCGCCGTCTCGACGGCGTGCCGCTGGCCGTAGGCGACCGTCAGCGCGTAAGGCGCGAAGCCCGCCGCCACGGCCTCGGCCAGCGCCGTGGCCGAGTCGAGCCCGCCGCTGAGCAGGACCACCGCCGGCCGTTTCTCGTCGTTCGGGTCCACGCTCACGGGGCGTCCCTCCTGGTTCCAGGTCCGGCCGCCGGGAGATCCGGACTTGTCGGGCCTTGGATCGTTCGGATAGTCTATCATGATCGGCGGGAAACCGACCTGCGCCGCCTCACGCTGCGCCCGGACGGACCCGCCCCCGCCCGTCCCCGGCATGGACCGGACCGGACGTCGGCATTCCCTGCGACGGATCCCCAGAGACAGAGAAGGTCGAGCGAGATGGCTCACAAAAAAGGACAGGGCTCGAGCCGCAACGGCCGCGACTCGAATCCCCAGATGCTGGGCATCAAGTTGTTCGGCGGCCAGGCGGCCAAGCCCGGCAGCATCATCTGCCGCCAGCGCGGCACCCGCTGGACGCCCGGCAAGAACGTCGGCGTCGGCCGCGACTGGACGATTTTTTCGCTGATCGAGGGCAAGGTCAAGTTCGACCAGGAAGGCCGTCGGATCAACGTCTTCCCCGCCTCCGAGGTCAGCTCCAACTGAGATGATTCCTGCCCGGGCGCGAACGCCCGGATGCGGACGAGCGAAGAACAATGGGAGGGCGGGCGTCCCGCGGCCATCCGCCGGGGTTCCCGCTCTCCGTTCGCTTGACCGGCCCCCCGCCCCGTCCACAGGATCGAATCGAGTCGTCGCATGTTCGCGGATCGCGTGACCATCAATGTTCGCGGCGGGGACGGGGGCAACGGCTGCCTCAGCTTCCGGCGCGAGAAGTACGTCCCCAAGGGGGGCCCCAACGGCGGCGACGGGGGCGACGGCGGCGACGTGATCATCCGCGCGGCCGAGGGCCTCACCAACCTCGCCCACCTGTCGCACCAGCGGCACTGGAAGGCCGAGCGCGGCGAGCACGGCCAGGGCTCCAACTGCTTCGGCAAGCGGGGCGAGCCGATGACCATCGACGTCCCCCCCGGGACCATCATCCGCGACCGCGACCGGGGCCACATCCTCCGCGACCTCAAGCACGACGGCGACCAGGTCGTCGTCGCCAAGGGGGGCCGGGGCGGCCACGGCAACACCTTCTTCAAGTCGTCCACCAACCGCGCCCCCCGGCAGCACGAGGCCGGCCTCCCGGGCGAGGAGCGCTGGATCGTCCTGGAGCTGAAGGTCATCGCCGACGTCGGCCTGGTCGGCCTGCCCAACGCCGGCAAGTCGACGCTGCTCTCGCGGATCTCGCGCGCCCACCCCGCGATCGCCGACTACCCGTTCACGACCAAGTACCCGAACCTGGGGACCGTGATCGTCGACAGCGAGAACGCCTTCGTCGTCGCCGACATCCCCGGCCTGATCGAGGGCGCGCACGCCGGCCTCGGCCTGGGCCATGAGTTCCTCCGCCACGTCGAGCGCACGGGCCTGCTCGTCCACCTAGTCGAGGCGATCCCCGTCGACGGCTCGGACCCGGTCCGCAACTACGAGATGATCCGCCAGGAGCTGGCGCAGTACAGCCAGGCCCTCGCCGACCGCCCCGAGCTGGTCGTCGTCACCAAGATGGACCTGACCGACGCCGGGGAATCGCGCGACCGGATCGCCCGCGAGATCGGCCGCGAGGTGCTCTCGATCTCGGCCGTCACCGGCCGCGGCGTCCCCGAGCTGCTCCGCACGATCCAGCAGCGGCTCCGGGACCGGCCCGCGGTCGAGGCCGAGATCCCGCTCCCCCCGCCGGCCTCGGGCCCCACCCGCGCGCCGGCCCCGGTCGCGGCCCCCGCCGCGAGCGAATGACCATGCCGCGGATCGTCGCCGACATCGGCAACTCCCGGCTCAAGTGGGCCCGACTCGACGATCAGGGGGGCCTCGGCCCGACGGTCTCCCTCCCCCTCGACGACCCCAAGGCCTGGGGCGCGGTCTACGACGGCTGGCACCGGTCGGCGTCGGATTCGTCGACGTGGGCCGTGTCGTCGGTCAACCCCCCCCTGGCCGGCCGTCTGGCGGCCTTCCTCGCCGAGAGGAAGACGGCCGAGATCCGCTGGTTCCTCACCGCCGCCGAGGTCCCGGTGCCCA
The DNA window shown above is from Paludisphaera mucosa and carries:
- a CDS encoding RtcB family protein, producing the protein MAKAGYAGPLEQISPFQFRIPKDYREDMRVDGMIFADDALIGSIKADQGPEQVVNVATLPGIQKASLAMPDIHWGYGFCIGGVAATDPEEGGVISPGGVGYDINCGVRLLRTDLEWADVKGRIRPLVEQLFRDIPTGVGQRGSFAFTKPQLVELMEQGVSYVVGKGWGTDRDVQFAEAGGRLDDADPGRVSDRALMRGADQCGTLGSGNHFLEVQVVDRILDAPAAKVMGLHEGQITVLIHSGSRGLGYQVCDDFLAVFKDAPRKYGFTLPDWQLACAPVRSPEGQAYLGAMRAAANYAWCNRQLLTHQAREVFARVFEKPWQDLGMDLVYDVAHNIAKFEHHDVGGGVSKQVCVHRKGATRAFPPGHPEIPEAYAETGQPVIIPGSMGTASWVLAGQPGSMVHSFGTSCHGAGRMMSRTAAVRLAEGRRIDRELDAIGIIAKARGHKGLAEEQPAAYKDVDLVVDVVDKAGISKKVARLRPVGVIKG
- the uvrA gene encoding excinuclease ABC subunit UvrA, whose product is MPQPDARIRLRGARTHNLKGIDLDLPLNRLIVVTGVGGAGKSSLALDTLYAEGQRRYVETFSAYARQFLEPMEKPDVDRIEGIPPAVAPASRSRPSARATIGTVSEAHDHLALLYARRGEVLCRACGERVQPATPRTVSEAVDALPEGARYEIAFPVEVLPGTDLPALGRTLLEQGLPRLRHGDRAIDLSAETLDAVGLAAEVPTQVDVVVDRLIRGRDAVRRRLDSIETAFARGLGRCRILAPGGVRTFVRGWRCSRCGTDHVEPQPNLFRWTSPLGACPRCEGLGSVVDLDLDRIVPDPSKTLRDGAVAAWNARTHQAERERLIRLAPQLGLPLDVPFRDLAPAHVRILVEGAPAAGFPGLAGFFERAERKAGRGDDPTAAATKRVRRTRPCPECLGARLRPEALAVRIEGINVAEFSALAVARARPVLASWAGPDEPADAARLRGRIASRLDALDRIGLGHLTLDRPARSVAAGELRRATMVRALGTGLVGTLYVLDEPTTGLHPRDVGRMVEALRRLRDEGNTPIVVEHDADVIRAADLVVDLGPGAGEAGGRVVYTGPVAGLLAAEGSATADFLTGRRRIERPASRRAPSRGVLTLRGASGRNLRAIDAAFPLGVFCVVTGVSGAGKSSLVEETLYPALRDRLAGEALPCLPFESLDGLGDLVEVVLLDQSPCGRSGRSNPATFLHAFDEIRRTFAATHEAKLRHYGPAMFSFNVDGGRCSACKGEGFRRIDMQFLPNVTVRCPDCKGTRYRPEILDVAYRGKSIAEVLDLTGREAFAFFRSRPKIQSRLRPLLDLGLDYLRLGQPAATLSGGEAQRLKLAAFLAGSTAALNRAGNVAHTLFILDEPTAGLHPADMVRLIDALSNLVDRGHSVLVVEHSTEIMLAADWILDLGPDAGDDGGRIVAQGTPEDVARSGTATGEALAKILAAG
- a CDS encoding S1C family serine protease produces the protein MRGIRVIGAATLLGLAAGAGAAQGDGFETIFLKDGQRVVGDVVAEKPEALYVDLGYDLLKVPRESIARRAKGEEAGAVVAAAPGATTVDASGFFSTGVLRPSPVKELVAKFGESVVSIETPSGKGSGFLINDQGYAITNAHVIEGETRIAAIFYQNTAGGGLARRRVEDAEIVSVNPFFDLALIKLPLPADVKPSHVILGNGEDVNTGDSVFAVGNPLGLERSVTQGIISNRSRNLEGQLFLQTDTAINPGNSGGPLFNARGEVIGVTSRGARADMADNLGFAIPIAYVKDFLHHREAFAFDKTNPNSGYRYLDPPRRPRREKPEGLAGPKADRTATK
- the queC gene encoding 7-cyano-7-deazaguanine synthase QueC, translated to MSVDPNDEKRPAVVLLSGGLDSATALAEAVAAGFAPYALTVAYGQRHAVETAAARRVATAMGVVRHVELAIDLRAFGGSALTADVDVPKDRDEAEMASGIPITYVPARNTVFLSLALAWAESLGAFDLFVGVNCVDYSGYPDCRPEFLHAFERLADLATKAGVEGAGAFKIHAPLLKLTKEAIIRRGLELGVDYGLTHSCYDPTPEGLACGRCDSCRLRLAAFERLGMRDPVAYAG
- the rpmA gene encoding 50S ribosomal protein L27; the encoded protein is MAHKKGQGSSRNGRDSNPQMLGIKLFGGQAAKPGSIICRQRGTRWTPGKNVGVGRDWTIFSLIEGKVKFDQEGRRINVFPASEVSSN
- the obgE gene encoding GTPase ObgE, translating into MFADRVTINVRGGDGGNGCLSFRREKYVPKGGPNGGDGGDGGDVIIRAAEGLTNLAHLSHQRHWKAERGEHGQGSNCFGKRGEPMTIDVPPGTIIRDRDRGHILRDLKHDGDQVVVAKGGRGGHGNTFFKSSTNRAPRQHEAGLPGEERWIVLELKVIADVGLVGLPNAGKSTLLSRISRAHPAIADYPFTTKYPNLGTVIVDSENAFVVADIPGLIEGAHAGLGLGHEFLRHVERTGLLVHLVEAIPVDGSDPVRNYEMIRQELAQYSQALADRPELVVVTKMDLTDAGESRDRIAREIGREVLSISAVTGRGVPELLRTIQQRLRDRPAVEAEIPLPPPASGPTRAPAPVAAPAASE